Sequence from the Halomarina litorea genome:
GTGCCCCACGTCGAGGAGGAACGCGAGTACGTGATGCTCCCCGGCCTGCTGGGCGGTCAGGACTGGCAGCCCGCCTCCTACAGTCCCGAGACCGGGCTGTGCTACCACAAGGTGCTCAACACGCCCCACTCTGTGGCGTGGCGCAACGAGGAGTACCGCCCCGGCGAGAAGTTCTGGGGCGGCATCGTCGACGTCGAACCCGACGAGGAGGACATCCCGGACGAGTACAACGGCCACATCAGCTGCATCGCGGCCGTCGACCCCACCACCGGGCAGGTGAAGTGGCGCGACTGGATCGACAGCGACCGGTACCTCTGGGGCGGCTCGATGACCACCAGCACCGGTTTGCTGTTCGCCGGGACGCAGAACGGCCAGCTCGTCGCCTACGACGCCGAGGACGGCGAGCGACGCTGGGAGTTCGACCTCTCGGACAAGGCCGTCTCCGGCGACCCGGTCAGCTGGTACGACCCCGACACGGAGAAGCAGTACGTCGCCATCCAGGTGGGCGGCAGCGGATTCGTCGGCCGCGGCCCGCGCGGCGACCGACTCGCCGTCTTCTCGCTGGCGAAGTAACGACCCGACCACCCAGTATTTCGGCGGAGCGCGGCCCCACAGCGACACTCGACAGAGACATGCCACCGAAGGACATCGAGGCGGTCGACGACCTGGAACGAGCGGTCCGGGCAGACCCGACCGTCCTCCCCGACATCGCGGACCGTATCGACGCCCGACTCGCGGGCGAGGACCTGACCGACCGCCTCGACGCGGGGCGGGCGCTGCGAGCCGCGGCGAGCCACGACCCCGAACTGGTCGAACCGCACGTCGAGACGCTCGTGGCCCTCCTCTCGTCCGAGCAGGGGTCCCTGCAGCTCTCGGGGGCCATCGGTGTCGCCGAGTACGCCGGCCTCGCGCCCGAGGACCCGCGGGTGCTCCGAGCCGTCCCGCGACTCGTCGAACTCCTCGACGAGACGGTCGCGCCGGCCATCGAGGAGGCGACGGTCCGCACGCTCGGCCGGGTCGGGATGCGGGACCCCGCGGCCGTCACCGACGCCGACCCCGTCGTGGCAGCCCTGTTCCGCGAGGCGACGTTCCCGACGCGGACGGTCATCTGCAAGTGGTTCGTCCGGGCCGTCGCCGAGGACCCGCGGCAGTTTCCCGAGACGGTGGCGGCCTACGCCGCCGTCGTCGCCGACGAGGACGACGCGATGGCCCGCTTCGCCGCCGAGGCGATAGCGCGGGTGGCGAGCGCCGACCCCGGGGCCGTCTCGGACCCGGCGCGGGTGCTCGCTGACCTCGAAGCGCTGGAGGCGAAAGTGGACGCCGACCCCCGCCGCGGCGTCGGCGAGGGCGTCAGGGACGCCGCGCGGACCTTCCGCGAACTGCACTCGGCGAACGGGTGAGTCGGTCGGGTGGGTCAGTCGTCGGTCGCCGACTCGACCGGCCGCCCGTCGTCCGCCCCCCGGTCCGCGGCCAGTTTCGGCAGGGAGTTGAAGACGACCCGAACGTGGTCGCTCTCCGGTTTGCAGACGCAGGTGAGACGCATGTTCCCCTCCTCGACCTCCTCGTCGGTCAGCGCGAGATTCATGTCCATCTCCGCCTCCCCCTCCAGCAGGACGGCCGTACAGACGTTGCAGGTCCCCGACCGGCACTGGGACCCCCACTTGAGGTCGTTCGCCTCCGCCGAGCGCAACAGCGTCTCGTTCCGGTCGACCTCCATCCGCCCGTAGTCGAGGTCGCTCAGGTCGAGGGCCGCCGCCTTCTCGAAGACGTCGTCCTCCTCGAGGTCCCACCCGTTGCGCTGGACGACCCGATAGTCGAGGTACTCCACCTCCGCCGGGGGGAGGTCCTCGGAGTCCGCTTCCGACGTCTCGACGCCCGGACCGACTGCGGGCAGCTCGATGTCCATGTGCCATGGTACTCACGTTCACGGATATACCTTGGCCCGATCGTCGCCAGCGCTCGCGCTATCGGCCTGCTCGGGGGCGCGAGCGTCCGAACCGAGCGCCGCAGAAACCGAGCGCGGGTCGTCGCTCAGTCCCTGACGAACCGGTAGGTGTCGCCCTCGACGTGTTCGATGTCCCCGAAGCCGTGGGCCGCGATCTCGTCGGGGAGGTTGCGCGTGGAACTGTACGCCGACGCGATTTCGGTCACCTCGCGGACGTCGATGTCGAGTTCGTCCGTCGCCCGTTGCAGGTCGGCCTTGTCGAAGGTGACGTCCTCGTCGGTGTCTGCCCCGTCCTCGACCCTGTTTTCGAAGACGCGAACGAGCGTCGCGGGATAGTTTCGCATGCGCCCGTGAGGTAGGGGGGCGGCGGGATAAACGTGGGCCACCGGGGGAGGACGCTACACGTCCGTCGGTCCTCGGGCGGCCGTCCGCCGTTCGAGCCAGGCGGGCAGGAGGTAGAACGCGAGGCCGAGTGCGACCAGCGCGGCGAGGGCGGCGTACGTCCGGTCGGTCCGGAGCGCCGTCGAGGTGACGAACACGCGGTAGCCGAGGCCGGCGGTGAGCGTGACGAACTCGGAGACGACGGTCCCGATGACCGACAGCGCCGCCGCCAGTTTCACCCCCGCGAGGACGCTCGGCGCGGCGGCGGGGACGCGCACCCGCAGGAAGGTCCGGAGGGGCGAGGCGTCGACGGAGCGCGCGAGGTCGAGGTACGGGTCGGGGACGGCTCGGAGTCCCCCGACTGAGGCGACGGCGACGGGGAACTGCGTCAGCGTCGTCACGAGGAGCGCGCGGGCGGGGAGGCCCCGCCCGAACCAGAGAAAGAGCAGCGGGGCGATGGCGACCAGCGGCGCGATACGGAGGCCGACGACGAACGGGCGCGCGACGAGTTCGACGGTCCGCGAGACGGTCATCCCGAAGGCGACGAGGAGGCCGACGACCACCCCGCCGAGCAGTCCCAGCGCCGCGGTCGCACCCGTGACGGCGGCGTCGCCGAGCAACACCCGCCACGACGCGACGAGTTCCGCCCCCACGTCGGTCGGCGAGGGGAGGACGACGGTCGGTATCGCGTAGACGACGGTGGCGGCCTCCCATGCCGCGAGGACGGAGACGAACAGGAGTGCGGCGGGG
This genomic interval carries:
- the fer gene encoding ferredoxin Fer — its product is MDIELPAVGPGVETSEADSEDLPPAEVEYLDYRVVQRNGWDLEEDDVFEKAAALDLSDLDYGRMEVDRNETLLRSAEANDLKWGSQCRSGTCNVCTAVLLEGEAEMDMNLALTDEEVEEGNMRLTCVCKPESDHVRVVFNSLPKLAADRGADDGRPVESATDD
- a CDS encoding ABC transporter permease, which produces MGESRREQDHDPVVGDVSWRVDEARRLAGRYGPAALLFVSVLAAWEAATVVYAIPTVVLPSPTDVGAELVASWRVLLGDAAVTGATAALGLLGGVVVGLLVAFGMTVSRTVELVARPFVVGLRIAPLVAIAPLLFLWFGRGLPARALLVTTLTQFPVAVASVGGLRAVPDPYLDLARSVDASPLRTFLRVRVPAAAPSVLAGVKLAAALSVIGTVVSEFVTLTAGLGYRVFVTSTALRTDRTYAALAALVALGLAFYLLPAWLERRTAARGPTDV